In Sulfurimonas sp. hsl 1-7, the genomic window TTGTACTTTTTCTTCTAAAAAAGCTCTGTAAAAACATGCTGACATACCAGTACCGCAAGCTAAAGTTTCATCTTCAACACCACGCTCGTACGTTCTTACATTCAAGTTACCATCTTCAGTAATACTACAAATATTTACATTTGCATTATAAATGTATCTAAGCTCTCTAGCTTCTTCAATATCAAACTCTTCTACATCATCTTGCAGGCATACTAAATGGGGTACACCGGTATTGATAAGCCACCAAAGTTTTCCATTGTACTCTATTGCTTGATCAATAATTTCAGGGGGTGTTAATTCACTTAAAACCATCCCAGATTTTTCACTATTGTCACTTACTTCAGCATTGATTACACCTGCACCGGTTAAGAAACTCATTTTTTGTGGAGCTAAATCATTATTGTAAGCATAGTGTGCACATGCACGACTTCCATTACCGCACATATCAGCATGGCTTCCGTCAGAATTATAAAACTCCCATTCAAAATCATACTGTTCATGAGGTACTACTACGATCAAACCGTCAGCACCTATTCCGTCTTGACGATGGCATAACTCTTTCGCCAACTCATTTCGCTCTTTTTTAGAATCATCGTGAAAGATTACAAAATCGTTTCCATTTGCACTATATTTAGCTATACGCATTGATCCCTCTCCTATTTATTGTATATCTTTTTAATCTTTTCTACAAAAAGTTCCACTTCATTTTGTAGATGTTTGAGATCTTTTGAGTTATCAATCACCCAAGTAGCACGTTTTTTCTTCTCTTCAATCGGAAGTTGAGATGCTATTCTTCTACGTGATTCCTCTTCGCTAAAACCGTTACGTTTCATAAAACGCTCTAACTGAATATCACTCGGAGTGTATACTACAACACTATCTTTAATGTCATAATTATTATTTTCAAAAAAGAGGGGGATGTCAATTAGATATGGGAACTCAAAACTATCTTGTTTTTCACTCTGTTTTTCTATTTCAGCTTTGATCTTTGGATGTAAAAACTCTTCAAGCTTTTTTTTAGCCTCAGGAGTTGCAAATATATAAGCACCAAGTTTTGCTCGGTCTACTTTATTTACACCTTTGATATACTCTTCACCAAAAGTCTCTTTAACCCACTCAGATGATGCGTCAAGTATCTTATGAGAAATAGTATCGGCATCTATCACTCTCATACCATTTAATGCTAGTAGAGATGCTACAGTACTCTTTCCGGTAGCGATCCCTCCAGTTAAAGCGATGGCATACTCAAATGCCATTAGTTTTTGATAATCCCTAAGTATTCTTTACGGATGTAGTTCCCCATTGCAAATGCAGCAGGATGTACATCAGAATTATAAAAGTCTAAATTGTCTAACATATCTGCACGGTGTAAAATAATATCTGCAGTTGGATGGTATGCTTTTGAAGCTAAAAGTGCAGTTTCACATATTCCAAGGTTATATGGCATAATAATCTTTGCATATTTCCCTAAGATCTCCATCATCTGTTTATTTGCATCTACATCATCTAAAGACGGGTGTTTGCTTACAAGTAAACCTTCTTCGTTTAAAACGCGGTTATAGTGTGCTAATACTGCAGCATCACTCTCAAGCTCAGAAATCACAACATCGTATGCATTATCTGCAGCATCTCTTAAAAGATTGATATTTGTAGAGATCACATCACAGTCGATCCCCTCATGTTTCTCGATCTCACCAACCATACCGCTTGCATTATCACTGATAATTAAAACTTTTTTTGGCTCTT contains:
- the dapF gene encoding diaminopimelate epimerase; translated protein: MRIAKYSANGNDFVIFHDDSKKERNELAKELCHRQDGIGADGLIVVVPHEQYDFEWEFYNSDGSHADMCGNGSRACAHYAYNNDLAPQKMSFLTGAGVINAEVSDNSEKSGMVLSELTPPEIIDQAIEYNGKLWWLINTGVPHLVCLQDDVEEFDIEEARELRYIYNANVNICSITEDGNLNVRTYERGVEDETLACGTGMSACFYRAFLEEKVQNNIEVYPTSKDTLYLGFNGKTITFKGKVKKTFETNWEI
- a CDS encoding spermidine synthase, with translation MKEFIYNEMMVHVPLCTHKEPKKVLIISDNASGMVGEIEKHEGIDCDVISTNINLLRDAADNAYDVVISELESDAAVLAHYNRVLNEEGLLVSKHPSLDDVDANKQMMEILGKYAKIIMPYNLGICETALLASKAYHPTADIILHRADMLDNLDFYNSDVHPAAFAMGNYIRKEYLGIIKN
- the coaE gene encoding dephospho-CoA kinase (Dephospho-CoA kinase (CoaE) performs the final step in coenzyme A biosynthesis.) translates to MAFEYAIALTGGIATGKSTVASLLALNGMRVIDADTISHKILDASSEWVKETFGEEYIKGVNKVDRAKLGAYIFATPEAKKKLEEFLHPKIKAEIEKQSEKQDSFEFPYLIDIPLFFENNNYDIKDSVVVYTPSDIQLERFMKRNGFSEEESRRRIASQLPIEEKKKRATWVIDNSKDLKHLQNEVELFVEKIKKIYNK